In the Candidatus Ozemobacteraceae bacterium genome, one interval contains:
- a CDS encoding aspartate kinase produces the protein MNRLVVQKYGGSSVATPDLIRRVARRIVSVREQGSQVVAVVSAMGSTTNKLISLAERIAPRPPDRELDMLVATGEQASAALLAMAIKSLGHSAVSFTGQQVGIITDSSHTKARILKVDAERIQKSLEAGNIVIVAGFQGMTDALEITTLGRGGSDITAVVLAAALKADVCEKLTDESGVFTADPRKIPTARRLDALSYEEMLELASLGTKLLHPRAVECAMKNGVRLHVRTSFSEEEGTWIQEEDRYMEKAAVCGITYDVKEAKVSVLDLPDRPGVAGNIFSALAAVEINVDVIVLNRTRGGLTDLSFTLPRSDLEKGVRILKDLARKEGYGEVIAETEIAKVSIIGAGMRSHPGVAARMFEALAGVGINIGLISTSEIKVSCVIDRDRLDDALQTVYKAFDMDMVPAVRRPPKRKKETFGTSF, from the coding sequence ATGAACAGACTCGTCGTTCAGAAATACGGGGGAAGTTCCGTCGCGACCCCGGACCTCATCCGTCGCGTCGCCAGGCGGATCGTTTCGGTCAGGGAACAGGGAAGCCAGGTCGTGGCCGTCGTTTCGGCCATGGGGTCGACCACCAACAAGCTCATCAGCCTCGCCGAGCGGATCGCGCCACGCCCGCCCGATCGCGAGCTCGACATGCTGGTGGCGACGGGGGAACAGGCCAGTGCCGCGCTGTTGGCGATGGCGATCAAGTCCCTCGGCCACTCGGCCGTTTCCTTCACGGGCCAGCAGGTGGGCATCATCACCGATTCCAGCCATACCAAGGCCCGCATTCTCAAGGTGGACGCGGAGCGGATTCAAAAATCCCTCGAGGCCGGAAACATCGTGATCGTGGCGGGATTTCAGGGCATGACCGACGCGCTGGAGATCACCACCCTCGGCCGCGGGGGCTCCGACATAACGGCGGTGGTGCTGGCTGCCGCCCTGAAGGCAGATGTCTGCGAGAAACTCACAGACGAGAGCGGCGTGTTCACGGCCGACCCCCGGAAAATTCCCACCGCCCGGAGGCTCGATGCCCTGAGCTACGAAGAGATGCTCGAGCTCGCGAGCCTCGGGACGAAGTTGCTTCACCCGCGGGCCGTCGAGTGCGCGATGAAGAACGGGGTCCGTCTGCACGTCCGGACCAGTTTTTCGGAAGAAGAGGGAACCTGGATTCAGGAGGAGGATCGGTATATGGAAAAGGCTGCCGTTTGCGGGATCACCTACGATGTGAAGGAAGCCAAGGTCTCGGTGCTGGATCTTCCCGACCGGCCGGGAGTGGCGGGGAACATCTTCTCCGCCCTGGCGGCTGTCGAGATCAATGTCGACGTCATCGTGCTCAATCGTACGCGAGGCGGGCTGACCGACCTCAGCTTCACCCTTCCCCGCTCGGATCTCGAAAAGGGCGTGCGAATTCTCAAGGATCTCGCCCGGAAGGAAGGCTACGGAGAGGTGATCGCCGAGACCGAGATCGCCAAGGTCTCGATCATCGGGGCGGGAATGCGCTCCCATCCGGGGGTTGCCGCCCGGATGTTCGAAGCCCTGGCCGGGGTCGGAATCAACATCGGTCTGATCTCCACGTCCGAGATCAAGGTCTCCTGCGTCATCGATCGGGACCGGCTGGACGATGCTCTCCAGACTGTTTATAAAGCATTCGATATGGATATGGTTCCCGCCGTCAGGCGCCCCCCGAAAAGGAAAAAGGAGACGTTCGGAACCTCGTTTTGA
- the lysA gene encoding diaminopimelate decarboxylase, with the protein MSHLSHIEGFSIRDGRLFFSGVDTVELAKEYGTPLWVLSEDIAREKCRRYVQAFRSHGVEATVAYAGKAFLTTGFCGLLDREGMGLDVCSGGELHTASAAGFPMERVLFHGNNKTPGEIELALELGVSRFVVDNLYELRLLDELAGRAGKVQPIFFRATPGINTHTHHHIQTGHLDTKFGFGIENGQAEEAIRIARGLENVRLVGLHCHIGSQLFDLAAFRAGAWITLDFIGRLRDLFPGEEWELDLGGGLGIRYSSEDYPPSIEEYVGTLCAAVREKTSELGMPMPRRLWIEPGRSIVAPAGLTLYTVGAVKPIPGIRTYIAVDGSMADHPRTALYGSIYTSVLANKAGRPPAQAYSVAGKACESGDMIIYQAALSEPEPGDLLAVFCTGAYHYSMSSNYNRLPRPAVVGLAEGRSRLLVRRETFSDLLRNDFNPYRSQS; encoded by the coding sequence ATGTCACATCTGTCGCATATCGAGGGCTTTTCCATACGGGATGGTCGACTCTTTTTCTCCGGGGTCGATACGGTCGAACTGGCGAAGGAATACGGCACTCCGCTCTGGGTGCTCAGCGAGGACATCGCCCGCGAGAAATGCCGGCGGTATGTCCAGGCGTTTCGCTCGCACGGCGTCGAGGCGACGGTGGCGTATGCGGGGAAGGCCTTCCTGACGACCGGCTTCTGCGGCCTGCTCGATCGTGAGGGCATGGGACTGGACGTCTGTTCGGGAGGGGAGCTGCATACCGCATCCGCCGCGGGGTTCCCGATGGAGCGGGTTCTTTTTCACGGCAACAACAAGACCCCCGGCGAAATAGAACTGGCCCTGGAACTGGGGGTCTCGCGATTCGTGGTGGACAATCTGTACGAGCTCCGCCTTCTCGACGAGCTCGCCGGAAGGGCGGGGAAGGTGCAGCCGATCTTCTTTCGCGCCACGCCGGGCATCAACACTCATACGCACCACCATATCCAGACGGGGCATCTCGACACCAAGTTCGGGTTCGGGATCGAGAACGGCCAGGCGGAGGAGGCCATCCGCATCGCCCGGGGTCTCGAGAACGTGCGGCTTGTCGGGTTGCACTGCCATATCGGGTCCCAATTGTTCGATCTTGCGGCCTTCCGGGCCGGGGCCTGGATCACCCTGGATTTCATCGGCCGCCTGCGCGACCTCTTCCCGGGCGAAGAGTGGGAACTGGACCTGGGCGGCGGGCTGGGAATCCGGTATTCGAGCGAGGATTATCCTCCCTCGATCGAGGAATACGTCGGGACGCTCTGCGCCGCCGTCCGCGAAAAGACGAGCGAACTGGGAATGCCGATGCCGCGCCGGCTGTGGATCGAGCCCGGCCGGTCGATCGTGGCCCCCGCCGGGCTGACCCTCTACACCGTTGGCGCTGTCAAGCCCATTCCCGGCATCCGGACCTATATCGCCGTCGATGGTTCGATGGCCGACCACCCCCGAACGGCGCTCTACGGCTCGATCTACACCTCCGTGCTCGCCAACAAGGCCGGCCGCCCCCCCGCTCAGGCCTACTCCGTGGCCGGGAAGGCCTGTGAGAGCGGCGACATGATCATCTACCAGGCCGCCCTTTCGGAGCCCGAGCCGGGCGATCTGCTCGCCGTGTTCTGCACCGGAGCCTACCATTATTCCATGAGCTCGAACTACAACCGCCTGCCGCGCCCCGCCGTCGTGGGCCTCGCGGAGGGCCGGAGCCGGCTCCTGGTCCGCCGGGAGACGTTTTCCGACCTCCTCCGCAACGACTTCAACCCCTATCGGAGCCAGTCATGA
- a CDS encoding DUF4258 domain-containing protein, which produces MGRKEIAEKIAAGTVHVTRHAYEQMIARGIYIKQVHEAIVNGRVMKKWPDRGGDRLAIVGARFNGDVIKIIVKDCDVPRVITVCWPYETGD; this is translated from the coding sequence ATGGGACGGAAAGAGATCGCTGAAAAAATAGCTGCCGGTACAGTTCATGTCACGCGACATGCCTACGAGCAGATGATTGCCCGGGGCATCTACATCAAGCAGGTGCACGAGGCGATCGTGAACGGGCGGGTCATGAAAAAATGGCCGGACCGCGGCGGCGACCGCCTTGCCATCGTGGGCGCGCGGTTCAACGGCGACGTCATCAAGATCATCGTGAAGGATTGCGACGTTCCTCGCGTCATCACGGTCTGCTGGCCCTACGAAACCGGGGACTGA
- a CDS encoding HEAT repeat domain-containing protein, with protein MPDGVMRFRRKSPAFLALLSLSVSLWGDAPAGAAPSKKKQPPLVSPASVSEAVFIEKKPPASVDLDALVADLEKKLAVASDAADIRAELAGAIARRASNRAAATENPDKERRMQLLSEFRRAVQLAPELPDAWLAYLDFLLARPDQASVAAAEAQGALDALIPRVSGALSPDWKNVLEQLEKLYATYDMPLFRAQCLELLARGGDADAASASKRLLIARETAVRRIPDVLSRLDASLSIGDLAQAQILLNGLERLDPALSALPAFRQRLQTARRVDDLLASALRAMRDGRPSLARDLCTQILRLDPNNPQARSMLAKLSDTVVATAAVAAGEKAPRRNVLAEEFLEKLAAADRRDDILAARQALRELGALGAATPEHTARLQALEQELLESRFLVSQRFDEAKSLFDARQWEKLRRLLNRNPALGNSTERVIRVWEMGLIADCELGWKDSDTLVAEVDRLAEKAPQSFWPPYVKMRVAMSQTRYADAEKELAAAQAIDPNSPFLRWPARILWLWRHGWKFVPLLMLAAIFLLGRSMHVFFAWWERFYWTWIAVLARVFPGLALRSLEKRFSAARDTDDKLQLYRLLARCAFATGHSVKGIRYAELVLEIRPADPDAVGMLGRHYLKLPAQTPDQFSFIVRYAAGRLDDRELVEKIGKAVLAGRPVTPEVLPVLGRYLAHFPQDEAMGRVLGEYYRTADPLELTAEAIDFLEKTWHKNGSEEVWYVLLRALMMRGLFDRFEQLVAAAAADGKAGEWWRLFDVAERQTETELHPIVTSLGGMDRQRVGDAMQRVLALRFVSKEHFRQLAGALDGHVLSEDVGTRYHAQKARDHLRSQTMKTEAFVMAMSRLMPSSSPDTGDQPVPEPASVVVEPPPVEELPAPAVEPVSALGNVDVAEPQPSAFDVSAEESPAFVPESPVSGVPAEQPFGDGETVTSVAAELPERTQAEEVALPDVPSAIESGGLFDDLDAVAGVPVPPPETVAAGGTAVGGAEDLFDGLPPFPAAAAVGEPERAAPEVPGAPVDETAGAIGEEIGRLPDAPELADILRLVEASTPRDILYWKEYISRPPSREVLETLPKLLGRLHAPELVPICSDLLATPLPRVRANAVEALEENGCREAIPVLVTLLRDDDNRVKANAIKAMSAFGPDTMLEELRGMIEDPRVEMRDSATYVLKGIRGQEAAVLLEHLLRDGSPLVRFNAIRSMAVQGDPGNTQRLMEYLPEVADPEERDLLFKAISQLQKQG; from the coding sequence ATGCCTGATGGCGTGATGCGTTTCCGACGGAAGTCACCGGCATTCCTTGCTCTCCTGTCGCTATCCGTCTCTCTCTGGGGCGATGCGCCCGCGGGGGCGGCTCCGTCGAAAAAGAAGCAGCCGCCCCTCGTGTCCCCCGCTTCGGTCTCAGAGGCGGTTTTCATCGAAAAGAAGCCCCCTGCTTCCGTCGATCTCGATGCTCTCGTGGCCGACCTCGAGAAGAAACTCGCCGTCGCCAGCGATGCCGCGGATATCCGGGCTGAGCTTGCCGGAGCCATCGCGCGGCGCGCGTCGAACAGGGCCGCTGCGACGGAAAACCCGGACAAAGAGCGCCGAATGCAGCTTCTCTCGGAGTTCCGCCGCGCGGTTCAGCTGGCTCCCGAACTGCCCGACGCATGGCTTGCCTACCTCGACTTCCTGCTCGCCCGGCCCGACCAAGCATCCGTCGCCGCCGCGGAAGCCCAGGGAGCGCTCGACGCGCTCATTCCGCGCGTCTCCGGCGCCCTCTCTCCCGATTGGAAAAACGTCCTCGAGCAACTCGAAAAACTGTACGCAACCTACGATATGCCGCTGTTCAGAGCCCAGTGCCTCGAGCTTCTCGCGCGGGGCGGCGATGCCGATGCCGCATCCGCTTCGAAACGGCTTCTCATCGCCCGGGAAACCGCCGTCCGCCGTATTCCCGATGTGCTGAGCCGCCTCGACGCGTCCCTCAGCATAGGAGATCTCGCCCAGGCGCAGATTCTTCTGAACGGCCTCGAGCGGCTCGACCCCGCTTTGAGCGCTCTCCCTGCCTTCCGGCAACGGCTTCAGACGGCCAGGCGGGTAGACGACCTCTTGGCCTCGGCGCTACGGGCGATGCGCGACGGGCGGCCGTCTCTGGCACGCGATCTCTGCACCCAGATCCTGCGGCTCGATCCGAACAATCCGCAGGCCCGATCGATGCTGGCGAAACTCTCGGATACCGTTGTCGCGACGGCAGCCGTGGCCGCCGGAGAAAAAGCCCCCCGCCGGAACGTGCTGGCGGAAGAGTTCCTGGAGAAACTCGCCGCCGCCGACCGGCGTGACGACATCCTGGCCGCCCGCCAGGCTCTCAGGGAACTTGGCGCTCTCGGGGCCGCGACGCCTGAGCATACGGCGCGGCTTCAGGCCCTCGAGCAGGAATTGCTCGAGTCCCGTTTCCTTGTTTCGCAACGATTCGACGAGGCGAAAAGCCTGTTCGACGCCCGCCAGTGGGAAAAACTGCGCCGGCTGCTGAATCGCAACCCGGCGCTCGGCAACTCGACCGAGCGTGTCATCCGGGTCTGGGAGATGGGCCTGATTGCTGACTGCGAACTGGGCTGGAAGGATTCCGACACCCTCGTTGCCGAAGTCGACCGTCTTGCGGAGAAGGCCCCGCAAAGCTTCTGGCCGCCCTACGTGAAGATGCGCGTGGCCATGAGCCAGACCCGGTATGCCGACGCCGAAAAGGAGCTCGCGGCGGCGCAGGCGATCGATCCGAACAGCCCTTTCCTGAGGTGGCCCGCTCGCATCCTCTGGCTGTGGCGTCACGGCTGGAAGTTCGTTCCCCTCCTCATGCTCGCCGCCATCTTCCTGCTCGGTCGGAGCATGCACGTGTTTTTTGCCTGGTGGGAGCGGTTCTACTGGACGTGGATCGCCGTCCTCGCCAGGGTGTTCCCGGGCCTCGCCCTCAGATCTCTCGAAAAACGGTTTTCGGCCGCTCGCGACACCGATGACAAACTGCAGTTATACAGACTGCTCGCGCGGTGCGCCTTCGCAACCGGGCATTCGGTCAAGGGAATTCGATATGCCGAGCTGGTTCTCGAGATCCGGCCGGCCGATCCCGATGCCGTCGGGATGCTCGGCCGGCATTACCTGAAGCTTCCCGCCCAGACGCCTGATCAATTCTCCTTCATCGTGCGATACGCCGCCGGCCGCCTCGATGACCGCGAGTTGGTCGAAAAGATCGGCAAGGCCGTCCTGGCGGGAAGACCGGTCACACCCGAGGTGCTGCCCGTCCTGGGCCGCTACCTGGCGCACTTCCCCCAGGATGAGGCAATGGGGCGGGTGCTCGGCGAGTATTACCGGACGGCTGATCCTCTGGAGCTGACGGCGGAGGCGATCGATTTTCTCGAGAAAACCTGGCACAAGAATGGGTCTGAAGAAGTCTGGTATGTGCTTCTGCGGGCGCTGATGATGCGGGGCCTGTTCGACCGGTTCGAACAGCTGGTCGCCGCGGCCGCCGCTGACGGGAAAGCCGGGGAATGGTGGCGCCTCTTCGACGTGGCCGAGCGCCAGACGGAAACCGAACTGCATCCGATCGTGACCTCTCTTGGCGGAATGGACCGACAGCGTGTGGGGGATGCCATGCAGCGGGTGCTGGCCCTGCGCTTCGTCTCGAAGGAGCACTTCCGTCAGCTTGCCGGAGCCCTGGACGGCCACGTTCTGTCCGAAGACGTCGGAACTCGCTACCACGCGCAGAAAGCCCGTGATCATCTCCGCTCCCAGACGATGAAGACCGAAGCGTTCGTCATGGCGATGTCGCGCCTGATGCCGTCCTCTTCACCCGATACAGGCGATCAGCCCGTGCCGGAACCCGCCTCGGTCGTCGTGGAGCCTCCGCCCGTTGAAGAACTGCCCGCTCCAGCTGTGGAACCCGTTTCAGCCCTGGGCAATGTCGACGTCGCTGAGCCGCAGCCGTCGGCATTCGACGTGTCTGCAGAAGAATCGCCTGCTTTCGTCCCGGAGTCGCCGGTTTCAGGCGTGCCGGCAGAGCAACCTTTTGGAGACGGGGAAACCGTGACGTCCGTGGCGGCGGAACTTCCGGAACGAACGCAGGCCGAAGAGGTCGCGCTTCCCGACGTTCCTTCCGCGATCGAGAGCGGTGGATTGTTCGACGATCTCGATGCGGTGGCTGGTGTTCCGGTTCCTCCTCCGGAGACCGTGGCGGCGGGCGGTACGGCCGTCGGCGGCGCCGAAGACCTGTTCGACGGTCTCCCGCCCTTCCCGGCTGCGGCCGCTGTCGGAGAACCCGAACGTGCGGCGCCGGAGGTGCCAGGCGCGCCTGTCGATGAAACGGCTGGAGCGATCGGGGAGGAAATCGGGAGACTCCCCGATGCCCCCGAGTTGGCCGATATTTTGAGGCTTGTCGAGGCGTCGACGCCGCGCGATATTTTATATTGGAAAGAATATATATCCCGCCCCCCTTCTCGTGAGGTTCTCGAAACTCTTCCGAAGCTTCTTGGACGGTTGCACGCGCCGGAACTGGTCCCGATCTGCTCGGACCTTCTCGCGACGCCGTTGCCGCGGGTGCGTGCGAACGCCGTGGAGGCCCTCGAGGAGAACGGGTGCAGGGAGGCGATTCCGGTTCTGGTCACCCTGCTCCGTGACGATGACAACCGCGTCAAGGCCAACGCGATCAAGGCGATGTCGGCGTTCGGCCCCGATACGATGCTCGAGGAGTTGCGGGGCATGATCGAAGACCCCCGAGTGGAGATGCGCGATTCCGCGACGTATGTCCTGAAAGGAATCCGTGGGCAGGAAGCGGCCGTTCTGCTGGAGCACCTGCTTCGCGACGGCTCGCCGCTCGTGCGTTTCAACGCGATCCGGTCGATGGCGGTCCAGGGCGACCCGGGGAACACCCAGCGGCTGATGGAATACCTGCCGGAAGTGGCCGATCCCGAAGAGCGCGACCTGCTGTTCAAAGCCATCTCCCAGCTCCAGAAGCAGGGCTGA